In a single window of the Gossypium hirsutum isolate 1008001.06 chromosome D02, Gossypium_hirsutum_v2.1, whole genome shotgun sequence genome:
- the LOC107886900 gene encoding MAP3K epsilon protein kinase 1 isoform X3, whose amino-acid sequence MSRQAASSAFHKSKTLDNKYMLGDEIGKGAYGRVYKGLDLENGDFVAIKQVSLENIAQEDLNIIMQEIDLLKNLNHKNIVKYLGSSKTKSHLHIILEYVENGSLANIIKPNKFGPFPESLVAVYISQVLEGLVYLHEQGVIHRDIKGANILTTKEVIEMSGVCAASDIWSVGCTVIELLTCVPPYYDLQPMPALFRIVQDEHPPIPDSLSPDITDFLRQCFKKDARQRPDAKTLLSHPWIRNCKRALQSSLRHGGTIRNISEDIAANAESSGGDNQSAGESLPVEKVEASETSSGKEFLLAEVTHQQSAYQERVLEETTNNLDNDLLSDQVPTLAIHESLSLQSSSGRLSVKDVMAAHASDQLHDTSNQDEVTINGDVGSPESRRKHTEKGHGGKGSSIDIEDASFGFGPITQDAGLQKAVKASVISTGNELSRFSDSPGDASLDDLFHPFDKNLVESAAEASTSASASNVNKATLPDTGKNDLAKKLRDTIAKKQMEEQMGQSNGGGNLLRVMMGVLNDDVIDIDGLVFGDEKLPADNLFPLQAVEFSRLLSSLRPEEPEDAIVTACQKLIAIFHLRPEQKVAFVTQHGLLPLMDLLDVPRTRVICYVLQLIYQIVKDNTDFQENACLVGFIPFVMSFAGPDRPREIRMEAACFLQQLCLSSSLTLQMFIACRGIPVLVGFLEADYAKYREMVHLAIDGMWQVFKLQRSTPRNDFCQIAAKNGILLRLINTLYSLNEATRLATISVGGGFAVDGSAQRKRSDPLDSSHPLFAQNDTPLSLTDQSDLKVRHGIIDHSFPTVPQEPSRASTSLSQRSDANLPDSRYLAIDSNKPQFSNGVLDVSVGSKLAELTSLEKLSNLATKEASTISRDRENSDRWKLDSARAELDFRHQRTSTSASRTSTDRPPKLIEGISNGFPTSVTTQAQQVRPLLSLLANEPPSRHISDQLEYVRHLPGSERRESILPLLHANNDRKTNGELDFLMAEFAEVSGRGRENGVVDPTPRISNKTVSKKVGQLGFSEGVASTSGIASQTVSGVLSGSGVLNARPGSTTSSGLLSNMVSTMNADVAREYLEKVADLLLEFAQADTVVKSYMCSQSLLNRLFQMFNRIEPPILLKILKCINHLSTDPNCLENLQRADAIKYLIPNLELKDGPLVSQIHHEVLNALFNLCKINKRRQEQAAENGIIPHLMNFIISDSPLKQSALPLLCDMAHASRNSREQLRAHGGLDVYLSLLDDELWSVTALDSIAVCLAHDNDNRKVEQALLKKDAVQRLVKFFQCCPEQHFVHILEPFLKIITKSSRINTTLAVNGLTPLLISRLDHQDAIARLILLKLIKAVYEHHPRPKQLIVENDLPQKLQNLIEERRDGQRSGGQVLVKQMATSLLKALHVNTVL is encoded by the exons ATGTCTCGCCAAGCAGCTTCTTCCGCTTTCCACAAGTCTAAAACTCTCGACAACAAATAC ATGCTTGGAGATGAAATAGGAAAAGGTGCATATGGACGTGTTTATAAAGGTTTGGATTTGGAGAATGGAGACTTTGTTGCAATTAAACAAGTGTCTTTGGAGAACATTGCACAGGAGGATCTCAATATTATAATG CAAGAGATTGATTTATTGAAG AATTTGaaccataaaaatattgtgaAGTATCTTGGATCATCAAAGACAAAGTCTCATCTGCATATAATTCTTGA GTATGTGGAGAATGGTTCACTTGCAAACATTATCAAGCCAAATAAATTTGGGCCTTTTCCAGAATCATTGGTGGCTGTTTATATTTCTCAG GTTTTGGAAGGCTTGGTTTATCTACATGAACAGGGTGTTATCCATCGGGATATTAAGGGTGCAAATATTTTGACAACTAAAGAG GTGATTGAAATGTCAGGGGTTTGTGCTGCTTCTGACATTTGGAGTGTTGGATGTACTGTGATCGAACTGCTTACATGTGTGCCTCCGTACTATGATTTGCAGCCTATGCCAGCTCTCTTTCGGATTGTGCAG GATGAGCATCCACCAATACCTGATAGCTTATCTCCAGACATTACTGACTTTCTGCGCCAATGCTTTAAGAAG GATGCCAGACAGAGGCCTGATGCAAAAACACTGCTTTCTCACCCTTGGATACGTAATTGCAAACGTGCATTGCAGTCATCTCTGCGTCATGGTGGAACCATTAG AAACATATCTGAAGACATTGCAGCAAATGCAGAAAGCTCTGGTGGAGATAATCAGAGTGCTGGAGAGAGTCTTCCTGTAGAGAAAGTGGAGGCATCTGAAACA AGCTCCGGGAAAGAGTTCTTATTGGCGGAAGTCACTCATCAGCAGAGTGCTTATCAGGAAAGAGTTCTTGAAGAAACCACAAATAATTTAGACAATGATCTACTATCAGATCAAGTTCCAACCTTAGCCATTCATGAAAGCTTATCATTACAGAGTAGTTCTGGTAGACTATCTGTTAAGGATGTGATGGCTGCCCATGCTTCTGACCAGCTTCATGATACATCAAATCAAGATGAAGTTACGATAAATGGTGATGTTGGATCTCCTGAGTCAAGAAGGAAACATACAGAAAAAGGACATGGAGGCAAAGGAAGTTCAATTGATATTGAGGATGCGTCATTTGGCTTTGGACCTATAACTCAGGATGCTGGTCTGCAAAAG GCTGTGAAAGCTTCAGTGATCTCTACTGGTAACGAGTTAAGTAGATTTAGCGATTCTCCTGGAGATGCTTCCTTGGATGACTTGTTTCATCCATTTGATAAAAACCTGGTAGAAAGTGCTGCTGAAGCTTCAACATCTGCGTCTGCATCAAATGTGAACAAAGCTACTCTGCCTGATACTGGAAAGAATGACCTAGCTAAGAAATTAAGGGATACAATTGCTAAGAAACAAATGGAAGAGCAAATGGGGCAGTCAAATGGAGGTGGTAACCTGCTTCGTGTAATGATGGGTGTTTTGAACGATGATGTAATTGACATCGATGGTTTG GTTTTTGGAGATGAGAAGTTACCCGCTGACAACCTATTTCCCCTACAG GCTGTTGAGTTTAGCAGATTACTTAGCTCGCTAAGACCAGAGGAACCAGAGGATGCAATTGTGACTGCCTGTCAGAAACTCATTGCGATTTTCCACTTGCGTCCTGAGCAAAAAGTTGCTTTTGTTACCCAGCATGGTTTGCTGCCTCTAATGGACTTGCTTGATGTCCCAAGAACTCGT GTTATATGTTACGTGCTTCAACTTATTTATCAGATTGTAAAAGACAACACTGATTTCCAGGAGAATGCTTGCCTTGTGGGATTT ATCCCTTTTGTAATGAGTTTTGCGGGGCCTGATCGTCCTCGGGAAATTCGGATGGAAGCAGCTTGTTTCTTACAGCAGCTTTGTCTATCAAG CTCCTTGACTTTGCAAATGTTCATAGCTTGCCGTGGAATCCCTGTTTTAGTTGGTTTCTTAGAGGCTGATTATGCAAAGTACAG GGAAATGGTTCACCTAGCAATTGATGGCATGTGGCAGGTCTTCAAGCTTCAGCGATCTACCCCAAGGAATGATTTCTGTCAGATAGCTGCGAAGAATGGGATATTGCTGAGGCTTATTAATACTCTTTATAGTTTAAATGAGGCAACTCGACTTGCTACCATATCTGTTGGGGGTGGATTTGCAGTAGATGGTTCTGCTCAACGGAAACGTTCTGATCCATTAGATTCCAGTCATCCTCTGTTTGCTCAGAATGACACTCCACTCTCTCTAACTGATCAATCTGATCTCAAAGTTAGGCATGGAATAATTGACCATTCCTTTCCaactgttccacaagaaccttcTCGGGCTTCAACTTCACTTTCTCAGAGGTCAGATGCCAACCTGCCTGATTCACGTTATCTTGCTATTGACAGCAACAAACCTCAATTTAGCAATGGAGTATTGGATGTTTCAGTTGGTTCTAAATTGGCAGAACTGACGTCCCTGGAAAAACTTTCTAACCTTGCCACCAAGGAAGCTTCAACTATTTCCAGAGATCGAGAAAATTCAGACCGGTGGAAACTGGATTCTGCTAGAGCAGAACTTGACTTCAGACACCAGAGGACAAGTACCTCTGCAAGCAGGACATCTACAGATAGACCTCCCAAATTGATAGAAGGTATATCAAATGGATTTCCCACTTCAGTAACTACCCAGGCACAGCAAGTTCGGCCTCTGCTTAGCCTATTGGCAAATGAACCTCCTTCTAGACATATCTCTGATCAATTGGAGTATGTACGCCACCTGCCAGGATCAGAGAGACGTGAAAGCATACTACCTCTGTTACATGCTAATAATGACAGGAAAACAAATGGTGAATTAGACTTCTTGATGGCTGAATTTGCAG AGGTCTCTGGCCGTGGAAGAGAAAATGGAGTTGTTGATCCTACACCTAGAATTTCAAATAAAACAGTGAGTAAGAAAGTTGGGCAACTGGGTTTTAGTGAAGGAGTAGCATCCACATCTGGTATAGCTTCTCAGACAGTATCAGGTGTATTATCTGGCTCAGGTGTTTTAAATGCTAGACCAGGAAGCACGACATCATCAGGGTTACTATCCAACATGGTATCAACAATGAATGCGGATGTTGCTAGGGAGTACCTGGAAAAGGTGGCAGACCTACTTCTTGAGTTTGCTCAAGCGGATACAGTCGTTAAGTCCTACATGTGTAGCCAGAGCTTGCTCAACCGTCTTTTCCAGATGTTCAATCGCATTGAGCCACCTATTCTTTTAAAG ATACTAAAGTGTATTAATCATTTGTCCACTGATCCAAACTGCTTAGAGAATCTTCAACGAGCAGATGCAATTAAGTATTTGATCCCAAATCTAGAACTCAAAGATGGACCTCTTGTATCTCAAATACATCATGAG GTCTTGAATGCCCTGTTCAACTTGTGCAAGATAAATAAGAGGAGACAGGAACAAGCAGCGGAAAATGGAATAATTCCACACTTGATGAATTTTATCATATCAGATTCTCCTTTAAAACAAAGTGCATTGCCACTACTGTGTGACATGGCTCATGCATCACGTAATTCAAGGGAGCAGTTGAGGGCCCATGGTGGATTGGATGTGTACTTGAGTTTGCTTGATGATGAACTATGGTCTGTGACAGCATTAGATTCAATTGCTGTTTGTTTGGCTCATGACAATGACAACCGCAAGGTGGAACAAGCTTTGCTGAAGAAGGATGCAGTTCAGAGATTGGTGAAGTTTTTCCAATGTTGTCCGGAGCAACATTTTGTCCACATATTGGAGCCATTCTTGAAAATTATCAC GAAATCATCCCGAATAAACACAACATTAGCTGTTAATGGTTTGACGCCCTTGCTAATCTCAAGATTGGATCATCAGGATGCTATTGCTCGTCTTATtctacttaaattaattaag GCTGTTTATGAGCACCACCCGCGACCAAAACAATTAATAGTGGAGAACGATTTACCACAGAAGCTTCAGAATCTAATCGAAGAACGCAGAGATGGGCAGCGTTCTGGAGGCCAAGTGTTAGTGAAACAAATGGCTACATCGTTGCTCAAAGCCCTTCATGTTAACACCGTCCTGTAA